The nucleotide window TAACTTCGTCTCCGGCTTCCGCTGGGAAGATAGCGTCGGCCCCATCGCCGACCGTCCGGTGCGCCTGGACGTGGCCTGGCACAGTGTGGAGACCAACGAGGTGGGCCTGCACGAGTTCGCCGACTGGGCCGAGAAGGCCGGCGTTGAGGTCATGCAGGCCGTCAACCTGGGCACGAGGGGCATCGCGGATGCCGCGGCCCTGCTGGAATACAGCAACCATTCTGCCGGCACCGCGCTCAGCGACCAGCGCCGGGCCAACGGCCGGAACGAGCCGTTCGGCATCCGCGTCTGGTGCCTCGGCAACGAGATGGACGGCCCGTGGCAGATCGGCCACAAGACCGCCGAGGAATACGGCCGGCTCGCCGCCGAGACCGCCCGGGTGATGCGCTGGGTCGACCCCGCCGTTGAGCTCGTCGTCGCCGGCAGCTCCAACGACCAGATGCCCACCTTCGGGAACTGGGAACGCACGGTGCTCGAGCACACCATCGACCTCGTCGACCATATCTCCCTGCACGCCTACTACGAGGAGACCCCCGGCGACCTCGGCAGCTTCCTCGCCTCCGCCGTGGGCCTCGACCGCTACATCGGTGCCGTCGCCACCATCATCGACGAGGTGGCCGTCGCCGCCGGCGTCGACAGGTTCATCGGCATCAGCGTGGACGAGTGGAACGTCTGGTACCAGACCCGGTTCAACGAGGTCGACAAGGAACCCCTGTTCAGCGGCGAGTGGAACACCCACCCGCGCCTGATCGAAGACGAGTACAACGTGAGCGACGCCGTCGTCGTCGGCTCGCTGCTGATCTCCCTGCTGCGCAACAGCGACAGGGTCTCGATGGCCAACCTCGCCCAGCTGGTGAACGTGATCGCCCCGATCCGCTCCGAGCCGAACGGGCCGGCCTGGCGGCAGAGCACCTTCTTCCCGTTCGCGCTCACCGCCGCGGCCGCCCGCGGCGACGTGCTGGCCGCCACCATCCACTCCGACTCGTACGACACGGCCGCCTATGGCACCGTCGACCTGGTGGATGCGGCGGTGACCGCCACCGACGACGAGATCGTGCTGTTCCTCGTCAACCGGTCCAGCTCCTCCGCGCTCACCCTCGAGGTGGACCTGGCCGGGGCCCCCGCTCGCTCGGTGCTGTCGGCCGAGAGCCTGTTCGCGCCCGAGGGCGGTGACCGGTTCGCGACGAACGCGGTGGACCACCAGGACACGGTGCATCCGGTGCCGCTGACGGCGGTGACGCTCGCCGACGACGGCGAGCTGGCCACCCTCGTGCTGCCCGCACTGTCCTGGTCGATCGTGCGCCTGGCCGCCCGGAGCGCAGCATGAGCGCCCTGACCGCCACCCGCTGGGTGCGCTGGCCCGAGGCGCACACCCTCGCCGACGGCACCGAGAGCCTGCCCGCCGGCGCCGCCCGCATCGGCTACGGCGCCGACTACAACCCCGAGCAGTGGCCCGAAGAGGTCTGGGCCGACGACATGCGGCTCATGCGCGAAGCCGGCGTGAATATCGTCAGCGTCGGCATCTTCTCCTGGGCGCTGCTGCAGCCCACCATCGACAGCTGGGATTTCGGCTGGCTCGACCGCGCCATTGACCTGCTGCACGCCAACGGCATCGCCGTTGACCTCGCCACCGCCACCGCCAGCCCGCCGCCGTGGCTCACCGAACTGCACCCCGAGGTGCTCCCGGTCAACCGCCTGGGCGAGACCATCTGGCCCGGCGGACGCCAGCAGTGGCGTCCTACCTCACCCGTCTTCCGCCGCTACGCTCTCGCTCTGGTAGAGAAGATGGCCATGCGCTACGCCGACCACCCGGCCCTGTCGATGTGGCACATCAGCAACGAACTCGGCTGCCACAACGTCTACGACTACTCGGATGACGCCGCCGGCGCCTTCCGCGACTGGCTGCAGGCCCGCTACGGCTCGCTCGTGGAACTCAACCGGGCCTGGGGCACCGCGTTCTGGTCGCAGAACTACACCACCTGGCACCAGATCCTGCCGCCGCGCCTGGCCGCGACGCATCCGAACCCCACCCAACAGCTCGACTTCGCCCGCTTCTCCAGCGACGCCCTCAAGGACTACCTCATCGCCGAGCGCGAGATCCTGCGGCAGGTGACCCCGGAGGTGCCGATCACGACCAACTTCATGGTGATGGGCGAGACCCGCGGCATGGACTACGCCGACTGGGCCGCCGAGGTCGACGTGGTCTCCAACGACCACTACCTGCTCGTGGCTGACCCGCAGGCGTTCGAGGAGCTCTCCTTCTCGGCCAACCTCACCGGGCAGATCGCCGGCCGGGCGCCGTGGTTCCTGATGGAGCACTCCACCAGCGCCGTCAACTGGCAGCCGGTGAACCAGGCCAAGACGCCAGGGCAGCTGCGCCGCGATAGCCTCACCCACTTGGCGCACGGCGCCGACGCGATCTGCTTCTTCCAGTGGCGGCAGTCGCTGGCCGGCGCCGAGAAGTTCCACTCTGCGATGCTGCCGCACGCGGGGGAGGACAGCACGGTGTTCCGCAACGTCGCCGGCTTCGGCCGGGAGCTCGCCGCGCTGGCCGAGGTGGCCGGCAGCCGCACCCAGCAGGCCCGCATCGGCATCCTCTTCGACTGGGACTCCTGGTGGGCGTCCGAGCTCGACTCGCACCCCACCGAGCTGCTGCGCTACAAGGCCGAGGCCATGGCCTGGTACACCGCCGCGCTCGCGAACGGCCTGCAGGCCGACATCGTGCCGGCCCGCTCGGTGCTGGCCGGGCACGGCCTGGCCGGTTACGACCTCGTCATCGCCCCGATGCTCTACCTGGTGCCGCAGGCGCTGGCGGATGCGCTCACCGACTACGCCCGCACCGGCGGCCACCTGGTGGTCGGCGTGTTCTCCGGCATTGCCGACGCCGACGACCACATCCACCCCGGCGGCTACCCGGGCGCGTTCCGCGAGTTGCTCGGTGTGCGCGCGGAGGAGTTCGGCGGCCTGCTCGCCGGCCAGACCGTGCGGCTCACCGGCGAGCTGCCGGCCGGGTCCACCGGTTCGCTGCTCACCCACGACGTCACCGTGCAGCCCGACGTCGAGGTGCTCGCGCGCTTCGACGACGGCCCGTTCCCCGGCGTGCCGGCGATCACCAGCCGGATGCTACCGAGCCTCGCCGGCGCCGCCGGCCGGGCCAGCTTCGTCGCCACGGTGCTCGACCCCGCCGCCCTCGCGGCGCTCGTCGGCCGGTTCGCGGCGCAGGCCGGCATCCAGTCATTGCTGCCGGAGGAGGTGCACGGCACCGTGCAGCTCGCCGTGCGGCAGGGCGACACCCAGGACTACCTCTTTTACATCAACCACTCGGCGCGGGCGGTGACCGTGGCGCTCCGCCCGGCCGACGGCCGGCTCAGTGCGCTCGACCTCGGCGGCAGCACTCTGGCCGCCGACACCCTGACCCTCCCGGCCACCGGCGTTGCCGTGCTCGGCCGCGCACGAACGGATCTTTGAGCATGGGCACCTTCGCGATCGGCGACACCGACTTCCTCCTCGACGGGCAGCCGTTCCAGGTGCTGGCCGGCGCCATCCACTACTTCCGGGTGCACCCGGACCACTGGGCCGACCGCATCCACAAGGCGAAGCTGATGGGCCTGAACACCATCGAGACCTATGTCGCCTGGAACGCGCACTCGCCCGCCCGCGGCGACTTCGACACCACCGGCCAGCTCGACCTGGCCCGGTTCCTCGACCTCATCGCCGCCGAGGGCCTGTACGCCATCGTGCGGCCCGGCCCGTTCATCTGCGCCGAGTGGGACAACGGGGGACTGCCCGGCTGGCTGTTCACCGACCCCGCCGTGGGCGTGCGCCGCAACGAACCGCTCTACATGGCGGCCGTGGCCGAGTACTTCGACCAGCTGCTGCCGATCGTGGCGTCCCGGCAGATCGACCGGGGCGGCCCCGTCATCCTCGTGCAGATCGAGAACGAGTACGGCGCCTACGGCAATGACAAGAGCTACCTGCGTGCCCTCGTGGAGCTCAACCGGGCCGGCGGCATCACGGTGCCGCTCACCACCATCGACCAACCCACCGACCAGATGCTCTCCGACGGCAGCCTGCCCGAGCTGCACAAGACCGGCTCGTTCGGCTCTCGCGCCACCGAGCGCCTGGCCACCCTGCGCCGTCACCAGCCGACCGGCCCGCTGATGTGCGCCGAGTTCTGGAACGGCTGGTTCGACCACTGGGGCGCGCACCACCACACCACCTCCGCGGACGAGAGCGCCCGCGAGCTGGACGACCTGCTCGCCACCGGCGCATCCGTGTCGCTGTACATGTTCACCGGCGGCACCAACTTCGGCTTCACCAACGGCGCCAACGACAAGGGCGTCTACCAGCCCACCGTCACCTCCTACGACTACGACGCGCCCCTCTCCGAGAGCGGCGAGATCACGGCCAAGTACCTCGCCTTCCGCCAGGTGCTGGCCCGGTACGCGCCGGTGCCCGCCGAACTGCCCGCGCCCGCCACGGATGCGCCGGCCTTCACGGTGGCACTCGACGAGTCAGTCTCGCTCTGGGACGCGCTGCCCGAGCTGACCGACACCGTCGCGCCGGCGGCGGCGCTCACCAGCAGCCCAGGAGTGCCCGCCGCATCCGGCCTGCCCAGCATCGCCGCCGCATCCGGCCTGCCCAGCATGGATGCCCTCGGCCAGTACACGGGGTTCGCCCTGTATCGCAACCGGCTCACGCCGGGTGCCCGGGTGTTGTCGTTCGGCGAGGTGCGCGACCGCGCCCAGGTCTTCGTCGACGGCACCGCGGTGGGTGTGCTGCACCGCGACCACCACGACCGCTCGATCAGCCTGCCGCCGGGGGAGCGCCTCGACGTGCTCGTCGAAGACCAGGGCCGGGTCAACTACGGCCCGCGCATCGGCGAAGACAAGGGCCTGATCGGCCCGGCCACCCTCGACGGGGTGCAGCTCGGCGGCTGGCAGGTGCTGCCGCTGGATGTCGACGCTTTCGTCGCATCCGACAGCGCACTCTTCGCCGCGCAGCCGACCCACCGGGGCGCGGGGTCGCACGCCGTGGACCTGGACCTCGACGTGGATCTCGACCTCGCCGTGAACCTCACCCCCACCCCCACGCTCACCGCGCGGGCCACGGGTCCGAGCTCCACGGATGCCGCGGCCACCCTCACCCTGGTCCCGCCCGTCGACTCCGGGTCGCTCAGCGGTCCGGCGTTCGCGCGCGGCCGGTTCGACGCCCAGCCCGGCGTCGACCTGTTCCTCAGCACCGCCGGCTGGGGCAAGGGCCAGGCCTGGATCAACGGCTTCAACCTCGGCCGGTTCTGGGACCGCGGCCCGCAGACCACCCTCTACGTGCCCGGCCCGGCCTTGCGTGCGGAGAACGAGCTGGTCATCCTGTGCCTGCACGGCACCGAGAGCACCCTCGCCCGCTTCGTCTCCCGCCCCGACCTCGGCCACACCGACTTCTAACCCCTTCCCGCCCCACTGTTCCCCATGCGGACAATTGCGTCCGGTGCGCCGGGCGCAAAAGTCCGATTCGGGCACAGTTGCAACGCCTGGTGCGCCTGGTGCGCCCGTTCCGCTGGTTGAGCTTGTCGAAGCCAGGTGACCCGGTCTCGCTGGTTGAGCTTGTCGAAACCAGGTGACCCAGTCTCGCTGGTTGAGCTTGTCGAAACCAGGTGACCCAGTCTGCGGTCCGCGCCTCGTGTGTATCCGCGGTGCCCGCATCCGCGCGCCCTGATGCTCGCGACGCATCCCACGCCCCCTCACCCTGCCGAGTTGCCCCACTGCGGACGAGTTGCCCCGGCGCACCGGAGCAACTCGTCCGTAGTGGGGCAACTCGCGCGCCGGATGCCCTCAGCCGCGACCGCCCACAGGCGGGCGCCGGTCGGCCCAGGGCTGCACGCGCTCCAGCTGGGCGCACACCGCGATCACCAGCTCCTCCGAGTTCGCCGGCCCCACCACCTGGCCGCTGAGCGGCAGCCCGTCCACGCTGAACCCGGTCGGGATCGCCGCTGCCGGGTTGCCCAGCACGTTCCAGATCGACGTGAACGATGCCGTGGGCGTCGCCGCGGCCATCGCTGCCCAGAAACCGCGCCCGTCGAGCTGGCCCACAGGCACGGCGGGAGTGGGGGTGGTGGGCATCAGCAGCAGGTCGATGCCGTCGAACAGGCTGGCCAGAAACCGCTCGCCGTCGGCGATGCCGCGCCGCTCGGCGGCCGCACTGAACGCCAGCAACGGCCGGGCGATCCGCACCATCGTGCGGGTGCGCTTCTCCAGCAGCCGCGGATGCTCCACCCGCGCAGCCTCATCGCTCACCCCGCCGAGAACCTGCAGCATGAACGGCAGGGCCAGCTTCGGGTACGCGGGGGTAACTTCCACGACCTCGTGGCCGAGGTCACGCAGCGCCCGAGCCGTCCGGTGCAGGGCCTCCGTGGTCTCGGCATCCGCGGCCGGGCCGCCGCCGGGGTTCTTCACCGCGAGCCCGATGCGCAGCCGGGCCGGCGCGGTCGTGGCGGCGGCCGCCAACGATCCGGTCCACGGCTGCGCGGAGAACCGGTCGGCCGCGGTGCTGCCCGCGACGGCGTCGTAGATCAGGGCGCTGTCGGCCACGCTGCGGGTCAGCGGGCCGAGCACCCCGAGGGAGCGCCAGAGGTCGGCGTTGGGCGCGGCGCTGATCCGGCCCCGCTGCGGCTTGAGGCCGAACAGCCCGCAGTAGCTCGACGGCAGCCGGATCGACCCGCCGCCGTCGCCGCCGATACCGGCCGGCACCATGCCGCTGGCCACCGCGGCCGCGGTGCCGCCGCTCGAGCCGGCGGGGGAGCGCAGCGGATTCCACGGATTCCGGGTGTACCCGTTGGCGCTGGTCTCGGTCCACGGCCAGATCCCGAATTCGGGCATCCGGGTCTTGCCCACGATCACGGCGCCGGCCGCGCGCAGCCGGCGCACCAGCTCGCTGTCCGCCGCGGCGGACGACGTCACGGATGCGCCGCCGTACGCGGTCGGCAGTCCCGCCACGTCGTTCTCGTCCTTGATGGCGATCGGCACCCCGTGCAACGGCCCACGCAGCCGGCCCTCCGCCTGCTCCCGGTCCAGCTCGTCCGCCTCGGCGAGGGCCTCGGCGCCGCGCACCCACGCGAAGGCGTTGAGCACCGGGTCGAGCCGGCCGATGCGCTCCAGACTGTGCTGCACTACCTCCCGCGCCGTCACCTCCCCGGTCGCGATCAGATCCCGCAGTTCACCAACGCCCCGAAATTCCAGATCGACCACGACGTTCCCCCTTCAGGTGCGGATGCCCGCACGTGCGGATGCCCGCAAATCGCGGACACCACCGAACTCTGAGTTCATCCTGCCGTGCTGCCCCGCCGCTGCGGGCCTCCCACGGGTCCGGCATGTAAACGCTGGGCTCACCAGTGTTAAAGCCTTGTTTCGGGAGGGGGCCCGCACGCCGCCCCGGCGGTCGCGCCGGGCCCACTCCCGTGCCAACTGTTCCCCGTACGGACAATTGCGCCCGGTGTGCCGGGACCATTTGTCCGGAGCGGGCACAGTTGCGTGGGGTCCCGCACCGCGCGGCCGTCGGCGCCCGCACCCGGCGGCCGTCGGGCACTGCACCGTCCGGCTCCGGCATCGGGATGCCCGCGCTCGCCGCGCATCCGCCGCCCTGTGCACGACCCACCCGGGGTGTCGGTGGCAACAAGTACCATTGACCTCGTGGTTACCGCCCTGTATCGCCGTTACCGGCCAGAGACTTTTGCCGAAATGATCGGTCAGTCACAGGTGACCGATCCGCTCATGACCGCCCTGCGCACCAACAGGGTCAATCATGCCTACCTCTTCAGCGGACCCCGCGGCTGTGGTAAGACCACCTCCGCGCGCATCCTGGCCCGCTGCCTCAACTGTGCAGAGGGCCCCACCGACACCCCCTGCGGCGTCTGCCCCAGCTGCGTCGAGCTCTCCCGCGACGGCAGCGGCTCCCTCGACGTGGTCGAAATCGACGCGGCCAGCCACAACGGTGTCGACGACGCCCGCGACATCCGCGAACGCGCCATCTTCGCGCCGGCCCGCGACCGCTACAAGATCTTCATCCTCGACGAGGCGCACATGGTCACCCCGCAGGGCTTCAACGCGCTGCTCAAGATCGTGGAAGAGCCGCCGGAACACGTGAAGTTCATCTTCGCCACGACCGAGCCCGAGAAGGTCATCGGCACCATCCGCTCGCGCACCCACCACTACCCGTTCCGGCTGGTGCCGCCCGCACCCATGCTCGACTACGTGCAGCAGCTCTGCGACAGCGAGCACATGAGCGTTGCCCCCGGCGTGCTGCCGCTCGTGGTGCGCGCCGGCGGCGGCTCGCCCCGCGACACCCTCTCGCTGCTCGACCAGCTGATGGCCGGCTCCGAGACGGATGCCATCGAGTACGAACGCGCCGTGGCCCTGCTCGGCTACACCAACGCGGCCCTGCTCGACGACGCCATCGACGCCATCGCCGCCCGCGACTCGTCCTCGGCGTTCGACGCCGTCGACCGGGTGATCCAGACCGGCCAGGACCCGCGCCGCTTCGTCGAAGACCTGCTCGAGCGCATGCGCGACCTCATCATCGTGGCCGCCACCAGCGCCGCCGGTGCCGCCGCGGTGCTGCGCGGCGTGCCGCAGGACGAACTCGACCGGATGGCCGTGCAGGCCGCCAAGTTCGGCCCGGCCGAGCTGAGCCGCACCGCCGACATCCTCAACGCCGCCCTCACCGAGATGACCGGCGCCACCTCGCCGCGCCTGCACCTCGAACTCATGATCGCCCGCGCGCTCATCCCCGCCACCGACGACACCACCCGCGGCGCGCTCGCCCGCGTCGAACGCCTCGAACGCCGCATCGGCGTCGACGGCGGCCCCACGGATGCGCCGGCCCCGGCCGCGCCCGCCGCCTCGGCCCCGCGCACGCCCGCCGCCCCGCCCGCCGGAGCCCCGTCCGCGGCCCCAGCTTCGAGTGCCGCCGCGCCGGCCGCAACCTCCCCGGCCTCGTCGGCGCCCGCCCCGGCCGGCTCGGGCTGGGCCACTCGCGTACCCGGAGCCCCGGCCGCAGTCCCTATCGAAACTGCCGCCGCCGACCGAGAGGCCTCCGGCGCCGTTCCGGCCGGGGCCGCTGCGTCCGCTGGCGCATCCGCCGGCGCAGGTTCCACCCCAGCCGCGGGTTCCACCGCCGGTGCGGCTTCCGCCACCGGAACCCCTGCCGCGTCTGGCGCGTCAGCCACCGGGGCTGCCGGCGCCGGAGCATCCGCCGCCAGCGGCCCGGTCACGCCCGCCGCCAGCCCGGCCGAACCCGCCGCGCCGGCCGCAGCTCCCGCGCGCCCGGTGGGCCCGGTCACCCTGGCGCAGATCAAGGATGCCTGGCCGCAGATCCTCGACGCCGTCAAGGAGGTCAAGCTCAGCGCCTGGCTCGTCGTGTACACCGCGCGCGTGCTCGACCTGCGCGGCGAAGACGTGCTCGTGCTGTCCTTCCCCAGCGAGCAGGACATGCAGGGCTTCAAGGCGCAGCAGGCCCCTGGCCAGGGTGTCAGCGAGTTCCTCCGCGGCGCCATCGTCAAGGTGCTCGGTCTGCGCGTGAAGTTCATCGCCCGCGCCGACTCCGAGGCCTTCCCCTCGAACACCGGGCACGCCCCGGGCTCCGCTCCCGCCGCCGACCTGCCCTCCTCCGGACCAGTTGCCCCGGTGCAGCAGGGCAACTCGTCCGCTCCGGGGCAACTCGCGGATGCGCCGTCCCCGACTCCCTCCCGCGCGGCGCCGACGGATGCCTCCGCGTCAGCGGATGCGCCGTCACTGGGCAGCACCCCGCCGGCGTCAGGCGCCCCCACCGCCGTGCCGTCAGCCGGTTCGTCCGCCTTCGGCGAGTCGTCCAGCAGCGCCACCGCAAGCGCCGGCGCAGCCACCTCAAGCGCCGGCGCAGCCACCTCAAGCACCGCCACCGCCACGCTCGCACCGCCCGCCACCTCCACCGGCTGGGCAACGGTGGTGATTCCCGGATCCGCCGCCGCCCTGGCCGCAGCCGAGACGGCAGCGACCGAGCCGGCCAGCATCGCCTCCTCCGCCAACGCGTCGGTCGCGGGTTCCCCCAGCGCGGCAACGGCAAGCGCGCCTGCGGTCTCCGCACCCGTTACCGGCTCGCCGGTCGCAGACGTCGGCCAGGGCGGACGAGCCGCGGCGTCGCAGTCGGCCCCAGAGCCCGACTACGCCCCCGAGCCCGACTTCGAGCCGCCCTTCGACGAGGAGCCGCCGCCCTACGACGACCTCCCGCCCGACCCGCAGTCCTTCTCCGGTCCGCCGGAGACCGGTCGCGATGCCCGCTCGGCCCCGCAGCAGGCGCCGCGCCAACAGCAGGCCCCCGGCCAGTCGGCACCACCGGCATCCGCCCCGACCGCGCCGAACGCATCCGCCCAGCGCGGCGGCGCCCCGGCCCGCCGCTCGCCCGCGTTCGCGGAAAAGCAGCGTTACGGCGAGGCCGTGGTGCGCGAGATCCTCGGCGCCACCTTCATCGAAGAGCAGCCGCACGACCCGATCTCGCGACAGAGGAACGACAACTAAATGTACGAAGGAATCGTTCAGGAACTCATCGACGAGCTCGGCCGCCTGCCCGGCATCGGCCCGAAGTCGGCGCAGCGCATCGCGTTCCACATCCTGCAGACCAAGAACTTCGACGTGACCCACCTGGCGAACGTGCTGCTCGAGGTGCGCGACAAGGTGAAGTTCTGCGAGATCTGCGGCAACGTCTCCGAGCAGGACACCTGCATGATCTGCCGCGACCCGCGCCGCAACCCCACCTCGATCTGCGTGGTCGAAGAGGCCAAGGACGTCGTCGCGATCGAGCGCACCCGCGAGTTCAAGGGCCTGTACCACGTGCTCGGCGGGGCGATCAGCCCCATCGACGGTATCGGACCCGACGATCTGCGCATCCGCCAGCTGATGACGCGCCTCGCCGACAACACCGTGCAGGAGGTGATCATCGCCACCGACCCCAACCTCGAGGGCGAGGCCACCGCCACCTACCTCTCCCGGCTGCTCACCACCCTCGAGATCAAGGTCACCCGCCTGGCCTCCGGCCTGCCCGTCGGCGGCGACCTCGAGTACGCCGACGAGGTCACCCTCGGCCGCGCCTTCGAGGGCCGCCGCACCGTCACCTCCTAGCCGCGCCCGCCCCGGCCCGGGCGCCCTGCGCCCGTCCCCGTCGCGCCCGCCGCGGCCCGGGTGCCGCGACAACTGTTCCCCATGCGGACATCTGCGCCCGGTGTGCCGGCACCATTTGTCCGCTTCGGCAACACTTGTGCCCGGATGCCCGGATGCCCGGATGCCCGGATGCCCGGATGCCCGGATGCCCGGATGCCCGGATGCCCGGACGGGCACCTCGTGCGCCGCACGTCTGCCCGCATATAGCGCTCCACCGTGACACGAACCGGGCTTCTCCCCTCTATGACTGGCCTATTTTGGCTAGTGCGGAGGCGCTCGCGACTAGCAAGAATGGGCCAGTCATCGAACCCGCGGAGATGACTGGCCCGGAATTGCTAGTGCGGAGGCGCTCACGACTAGCAAGAATGGGCCAGTCAGCGTCGGCGCGCGCACACTCCGTCACATGAACGACCGAGAATACGAACGCATTTAGGATGGGAACGCGGGATGTCTCCGCGTACCCGGAAGCCAGGAGTGCCCACGTGAGCCTGATCGTGCAGAAGTTCGGCGGATCATCCGTTGCCGACGCCGAGAGCATCAAACGCGTCGCCAAGCGGATCGTCGACACCAAGAAGGCCGGCAACGACATCGTCGTGGCCGTCTCCGCGATGGGCGACTCCACCGACGAGCTCCTCGACCTCGCCCACGAGGTCACGCCCATCCCCGCGCCCCGCGAGCTCGACATGCTCCTCACCGCGGGCGAGCGCATCTCCATGGCCCTGCTCGCCATGGCCATCAAGAGCATGGGCTACGACGCCCGCTCGTTCACCGGCAGCCAGGCCGGCATGATCACGGATGCCCAGCACGGCGCCGCGCGCATCGTCGACGTCACCCCCGGCCGGCTCCGCGACGCGCTCGACGAGGGCGCCATCGTCATCGTCGCCGGCTTCCAGGGCTTCAACCGCGACACCAAAGACATCACCACCCTCGGCCGCGGCGGCTCCGACACCACGGCCGTGGCCCTGGCCGCCGCCCTCGGCGCCGACATCTGCGAGATCTACACGGATGTCGACGGCATCTTCACCGCCGACCCCCGCGTCGTGCCCAAGGCACACAAGCTCGAACGCGTCTCCAGCGAGGAGATGCTCGAACTCGCCGCCGCCGGTGCCAAGGTGCTCTATATCCGTGCCGTGGAATACGCCCGCAGGCACGGTGTCACCCTGCACGTGCGATCCTCGTTCAACAACAACACCGGCACCATCGTCTACAACGCGGGCGCCCCCAGCCCGCTTGCCGCCGCAGTATCGAATGGAGAGACAGTGGAAGAGCCCATCATCGCGGGGGTCGCCGCCGACCTCAGCGAGGCCAAGGTCACGGTCGTCGGAGTCCCCGACATCCCCGGCAAGGCCGCGCAGATCTTCAAGATCGTCGCCAAGACCAACGCCAACGTCGACATGATCGTGCAGAACGTGTCGGCTGCCGCCACCGGACTGACCGACATCTCGTTCACGCTGCCCAAGTCCGAGGGCCAGCGGGTGCTCACCGCGCTCACGAACGAGCAGGAGAACGTCGGCTTCGCCGGCCTCCAGTACGACGACCAGATCGGCAAGCTCGCCCTGGTCGGCGCCGGGATGCGCACCAACACCGGCGTCTCCGCCAAGCTGTTCGAGGCGCTGTTCGAGGC belongs to Cryobacterium sp. SO2 and includes:
- a CDS encoding DNA polymerase III subunit gamma and tau — translated: MVTALYRRYRPETFAEMIGQSQVTDPLMTALRTNRVNHAYLFSGPRGCGKTTSARILARCLNCAEGPTDTPCGVCPSCVELSRDGSGSLDVVEIDAASHNGVDDARDIRERAIFAPARDRYKIFILDEAHMVTPQGFNALLKIVEEPPEHVKFIFATTEPEKVIGTIRSRTHHYPFRLVPPAPMLDYVQQLCDSEHMSVAPGVLPLVVRAGGGSPRDTLSLLDQLMAGSETDAIEYERAVALLGYTNAALLDDAIDAIAARDSSSAFDAVDRVIQTGQDPRRFVEDLLERMRDLIIVAATSAAGAAAVLRGVPQDELDRMAVQAAKFGPAELSRTADILNAALTEMTGATSPRLHLELMIARALIPATDDTTRGALARVERLERRIGVDGGPTDAPAPAAPAASAPRTPAAPPAGAPSAAPASSAAAPAATSPASSAPAPAGSGWATRVPGAPAAVPIETAAADREASGAVPAGAAASAGASAGAGSTPAAGSTAGAASATGTPAASGASATGAAGAGASAASGPVTPAASPAEPAAPAAAPARPVGPVTLAQIKDAWPQILDAVKEVKLSAWLVVYTARVLDLRGEDVLVLSFPSEQDMQGFKAQQAPGQGVSEFLRGAIVKVLGLRVKFIARADSEAFPSNTGHAPGSAPAADLPSSGPVAPVQQGNSSAPGQLADAPSPTPSRAAPTDASASADAPSLGSTPPASGAPTAVPSAGSSAFGESSSSATASAGAATSSAGAATSSTATATLAPPATSTGWATVVIPGSAAALAAAETAATEPASIASSANASVAGSPSAATASAPAVSAPVTGSPVADVGQGGRAAASQSAPEPDYAPEPDFEPPFDEEPPPYDDLPPDPQSFSGPPETGRDARSAPQQAPRQQQAPGQSAPPASAPTAPNASAQRGGAPARRSPAFAEKQRYGEAVVREILGATFIEEQPHDPISRQRNDN
- the recR gene encoding recombination mediator RecR; the protein is MYEGIVQELIDELGRLPGIGPKSAQRIAFHILQTKNFDVTHLANVLLEVRDKVKFCEICGNVSEQDTCMICRDPRRNPTSICVVEEAKDVVAIERTREFKGLYHVLGGAISPIDGIGPDDLRIRQLMTRLADNTVQEVIIATDPNLEGEATATYLSRLLTTLEIKVTRLASGLPVGGDLEYADEVTLGRAFEGRRTVTS
- a CDS encoding aspartate kinase, whose product is MSLIVQKFGGSSVADAESIKRVAKRIVDTKKAGNDIVVAVSAMGDSTDELLDLAHEVTPIPAPRELDMLLTAGERISMALLAMAIKSMGYDARSFTGSQAGMITDAQHGAARIVDVTPGRLRDALDEGAIVIVAGFQGFNRDTKDITTLGRGGSDTTAVALAAALGADICEIYTDVDGIFTADPRVVPKAHKLERVSSEEMLELAAAGAKVLYIRAVEYARRHGVTLHVRSSFNNNTGTIVYNAGAPSPLAAAVSNGETVEEPIIAGVAADLSEAKVTVVGVPDIPGKAAQIFKIVAKTNANVDMIVQNVSAAATGLTDISFTLPKSEGQRVLTALTNEQENVGFAGLQYDDQIGKLALVGAGMRTNTGVSAKLFEALFEAGINIEMISTSEIRISVVTRADTINQALRVVHTAFGLDSDADAVVHGGTGR